Genomic window (Polyangiaceae bacterium):
CACAGCCGTGTTGGCCAGGGCGTTCCAACCTGCGAGGACCGTCGGTTCGAACGTTGAGCGGTCGAGGACTCCGTTGTTTATCCCCCAGGCAATTCCATACGTGAAGAAGCCCGTCCCGCTGGATTCGGGGCCGCCATGGTCCAGAGGATCATGCAGGCTCGAGTTGTAGAAACCGTCGGGGCGCTGCACGCCGGCGAGGGCTGTGGCCATTGACCGCAGAACTGCCTGGTATTCGTCACGATGTGGATCGCTCGCAGGGAGCTCGGTGAGAGTCTTCGCCAGCGCTGCGATGACCCAGCCGTTGCCTCTCGACCAATAGATGTTCTTGCCGCCTGGCGTGGTCGCCGGAGGCTTGTAGTTTTCGTCGCGGTACCAGAGCCCGTCGGACTCGTTGAATAGACCACGCCTCACACGTGTGTCGCGGTACAGCGCATAGAGTGCGTCCGAGTACGCTTGCTGCTGACTGTGCACCTGTCCCAGCGCAGCGAACACAGGCATGGCCATGTGTAGCGCGTCGATCCAGTACCAATCGTCGCGCTGGCTGGATGCGACCATGGCGGAGATGCTGTTGGTGATCGACTCAATCCGTTCGCTCTGCGGGTCTAGCCGGTAGAGCGCGATGTACGCTTGGCCCGCGGTGTGATTGTCGGCGAAGCGAGTGGTGTCGCCACCGTTGAGTCCCCAAGCGTGGGATGTAGCCCAGGTCTCGGTGTGGCTCCGGTAGTCCTCTATTCCCATTTGGGAATAGGCCATCATGTTGGCGCTGAAGTAGGTCGCGCGATCCCACTGGTTGCTACCTGCGTTTCCGATGTGGTTGAGAATCCAGTAGTCGTTCACACGGCGGATGCTGTTCAGCACCTGTTGTGCATGCAGATCGGGCGAGGTACCTCCCGCGCCACCGGTTGCGCCACCACTGCCCGCCACGCTCCCACCTGTTCCACCGGTGCTATCGGTTCCTCCACTCGACCCTGCACCGCCGGTTCCTCCCGTTCCCGCGCTGACCGTACCGCCAGTCGCTCCATGGGACGCTCCGCTCGTGTTTCCGACACCACCCACGTCCGCGCCGCCTGAGCTGCTCCCGCCGGATGCCGCCGCGCCCGCGCCTCCACCAGATCCACCAGCCGACCCTTTCGCGCCGCCGGAATCCGACAATGTGCACGACACGAGTAGGCTAGCGGCGAGCAGGCATGGGCCCCGCGCAGCCTGGTCGAGCCGGCGAATGCAATTGCCAGGTGGCAATGTGTGGCCGCCTCGCGGAATCTTTCGCAGATCGTGTTCAGTCATGCGTGTACCCAAAAGCAAGCCTAGAATCGTCCGCTGAAGGCAATCTGGCCGCCGTTCGGGGTGAGCACGCCCCCAACTCGGCTCCGTGAGTCGTCGGCCGGAGTGTCTTGTCCGACGCTCCAGGCAATCAGCGTGGAGACGGCGACGATGGCAGAGGCCGCTCCCACCCCTAGGCCGACGTCGGCGATCAGGTAGTCGCGCTTCATGTCGTCATAGGTGCCGAGCTCGTCCTCACCGCAAGTCGGGGCGCAAGCATCGAGGCGGTCCTCTTTCTCCTGACCCATCAAGGCGAAGGCAGCGTAGGTGCCGCCGCCAACAACGGTGAGAACGGTCGTCACCCAGAAGAGAGCTGGAATGCCGCTGGGCTCCGCTGGCCTGGCAGCTCTATCTTGGGGAAAGCCAGTGCCCGGTGTCTTGTCCATCTCGGGTCTGGGTAAGGCGACGTTGATCACCCGGTTCTTCTCGCCCTGACGGATCGTGACGACTTGCTTCTCCTGCTTGCCGTTCGGAAACTTGAAAGTCAGCTTGTGCGGGCCGGGCTCGAAGTCAGTGGCCCGACCGTTGGCCAGCGCGACCACCTTACCCTTGGCATCGACGACCTCGGTGGTTGGCGCGTCGTTGCCCTGCTCGTCCGTTGCACTGAATACGATGCTTGGTGTGGCCGCGCGCGCCTGTTCGAGCAGCTCGATGCACTCGTTGCGCACCTCAGCGGCGCACTCGGAATCGGACGCACACTTCGCGAACTCTTTCGTCGCAGCTAGCGGCTTGTCACTCCGTAGCGAGCGCTGTCCCTGGGCGTGCTGCCCGGTACAAGAAGCCATATCGGCGTGGGCCGCACCAGGGCACAACATGCCGAAGGCTAGGAGGGAAACAAGGCTTAGTTTGCGCAAAGCTAGCTCCGTGTAGTTGGGGCGCGGTAGCGCGGGGACGAGTTTAGAAGCATTCCTTGCGGAAAATTTTTGTGCCCTCTGCGTCGTAGTAGTAGGGCGGCGAGCAGTTGGGCGCAGGGCGCTCGGACGAGGGCTTCGGCGCTTGTTCAGGCGCTGGTTGCTTCGGCGCTGCGCTGCGTACGACTCTGGGTTGCCACACTCGTCTGGGTGCCGTCTCCGCTTGAGCGGGAGCTGGGGTGCTGCTCCCGCTGGCGCTCAGCGCAGGCTCCAACCTCGGCGATGGCTCGAGGCGAACCTTGATTGGACTCTGTGGGGCTCCGTCGTAGACGTGGTCGAAGGTTTCGTGTCCGCTGGACATGACCTTCAAGCGCCAGCTGCCCGTGGGAACCGGGAACTCCGCGGGGTTGTGGTCTTGCTCCACGCCGTTCACGAAGATGGTCGCGCTCGCCGGCTGCGCGAGGACCTTCACCTTCTGAGGTACCGTTGCTGCGAGCCTGCTCTGAGCATCGTCTGACTGGCGACCGCTCAGTTGGGTGATCAGCGCGGTCGTTCCAACGAGCAGCACTCCAAGCACAAGCGCAGCTAGCTTCCAGCGTTTCGTGCGCCGGGAACTCCACACCAACTCCCCGGATGTGCTCGCAGACAGGCCGCCATCGTTGACCGTGCCGGAGCGATCGTTGCCCGCCACGCTGAGCTTGGATGAGCTCGAGGGCGAGCCCGCCTCGACGATGGGTAGCTCGTCCAAGCTGAGGGACGAGAAGGACGATGAACTCGCCTCCTTGACCGCTTTCTTGATCAGCTCTCGGCGCTTGCGGATGACGTCGTTCAGCGCTTCGCCAAGGTGTGCCTTGACCTCCGACGAAGAGGGTGGGGGACCAAGCGTTGCCGCAACACTGCTCAAGACGTGAGCAAACTCCTGCGCGGTTTCGAAGCGATCTTTGGCTTGCCGTGCGGTCGCTCGTTGTACGGCGTCGCGCAGTTGTTCGGGGACGTCGACGTAGTCGGGTAGGTCCGGTAGCGCGCCATGGGCGAGGGCCCCGAC
Coding sequences:
- a CDS encoding protein kinase, which translates into the protein MQPVKMPSTTEEGEAGGTLEQGSSPSERSIEASGVEERRSVVEEYTGPLEEQTTRQSDSGWMQRDSGFPFRSDEISRYHLIMRLGRGGMARVYLACTRTGLSKLMVLKVLEPHLTRDPAARIAFHKEATLSALMSHPNVVQVHEVFEAEGTPVMVMEYLEGWSLSEVLKVTSCGLPLRMNLMILVQVLNALHYVHEMTDLEGKPLGAVHRDVSPNNIMILPSGFAKVLDFGIAKATIEGSTATETGIIKGKLRYMAPEQLMGGILDRRVDIFAAGVILWEMLARRRMWSQVPDSQVVGALAHGALPDLPDYVDVPEQLRDAVQRATARQAKDRFETAQEFAHVLSSVAATLGPPPSSSEVKAHLGEALNDVIRKRRELIKKAVKEASSSSFSSLSLDELPIVEAGSPSSSSKLSVAGNDRSGTVNDGGLSASTSGELVWSSRRTKRWKLAALVLGVLLVGTTALITQLSGRQSDDAQSRLAATVPQKVKVLAQPASATIFVNGVEQDHNPAEFPVPTGSWRLKVMSSGHETFDHVYDGAPQSPIKVRLEPSPRLEPALSASGSSTPAPAQAETAPRRVWQPRVVRSAAPKQPAPEQAPKPSSERPAPNCSPPYYYDAEGTKIFRKECF
- a CDS encoding glycoside hydrolase family 88 protein yields the protein MTEHDLRKIPRGGHTLPPGNCIRRLDQAARGPCLLAASLLVSCTLSDSGGAKGSAGGSGGGAGAAASGGSSSGGADVGGVGNTSGASHGATGGTVSAGTGGTGGAGSSGGTDSTGGTGGSVAGSGGATGGAGGTSPDLHAQQVLNSIRRVNDYWILNHIGNAGSNQWDRATYFSANMMAYSQMGIEDYRSHTETWATSHAWGLNGGDTTRFADNHTAGQAYIALYRLDPQSERIESITNSISAMVASSQRDDWYWIDALHMAMPVFAALGQVHSQQQAYSDALYALYRDTRVRRGLFNESDGLWYRDENYKPPATTPGGKNIYWSRGNGWVIAALAKTLTELPASDPHRDEYQAVLRSMATALAGVQRPDGFYNSSLHDPLDHGGPESSGTGFFTYGIAWGINNGVLDRSTFEPTVLAGWNALANTAVQPDGLLGYCQRIGAAPADTSESETTDYCVGAFIMAGLEVAKLLLPGGSKEIVLPATVASATGEQAGNEAQNISDASILTRWSAEFGPQTTPPSTSQSIVLDLGSDVRVDAIEVLALQNRAYRYTVEGSSNASSYHALVDRSANTIGGTMRDPVGETLRYVRLTFTGAANYTGNWISIAEVRLIQTSS